A genomic window from Betta splendens chromosome 24, fBetSpl5.4, whole genome shotgun sequence includes:
- the LOC129603675 gene encoding uncharacterized protein LOC129603675 produces MGSGRSKSPPPDCSITKLMRRKYGDECVSCLHDWTKHYGFQEGGSLSVKDIRALKEKLEEKEKQLRKSRTIKVKTLEEIELNNRCLEFWVKESERRERLKCQKELGGRKDESGDVAGRKDNNSVEAHTPPLYTHTHTQHDEKQSAPTVSALYPFAELSAVKVNPDLDSFYVSRRAGQGGQQDQQPDQQQLPAPHQQPAPLQQPGPHQQPGQPLLSGAATSAAEQSEHVEDSVNATPTPGMDVEAFWANSPVGFIPTSSTATGSAHAPTATTSAASATTSVRTLRSNTPVAPEISLPMVEVAGPEGSMLVHRPWTSADIADFAQNLPDITVSGKTFGANLLAFCQEYRPTGAEIRRILAKRLAPCEYQKLARQLPDVTLALKHKDWTNNLNDGFVTAVRTLVAHLETAFPDKVCMIKVTTCKQQPEESVDDFVHRLTTTYNTHGGVHPPPEGVGGLVCSTYESHLCELVMKGLLPEVFDAVKQSYIGWKEEARLSDLTRHARHAYDTLQQRKMAKKEKQQSELYLPSLEMFSAMHNNNRGAGRFRGRGRRDFRRNWPNRDTGGASGDPGNACHICGEMGHWKKHCPRLRQVPPSRALSSD; encoded by the coding sequence atgggttcggggcgatctaagtctccaccaccagactgcagcattacaaaattaatgagacgtaaatatggtgatgagtgcgtgtcatgtcttcacgactggacaaaacattatgggtttcaagaaggtggatcactcagtgtgaaggacatacgtgctttaaaagaaaaattagaagagaaggagaaacagctccgtaaaagtagaacgatcaaagttaaaaccctagaagaaattgaattaaacaacagatgccttgagttttgggttaaagaatcagaacgcagggaaagactgaaatgccaaaaagaactaggagggagaaaggatgagagtggtgacgtagctggcagaaaagataacaactctgtggaagctcacACACCgccactatacacacatacacacacacagcatgatgagaaacagagcgctcccactgtctctgctttgtatccttttgcagagctgagcgcggtcaaggtgaatcccgacctggactccttctacgtcagcaggagggccgggcagggtggacagcaggatcaacagcctgaccaacagcaACTGCCTGCCCCGCATCAacagcctgcaccactgcagcagcctggcccacatcaacagcctggccaacctctgttatcaggagctgcaacatcggctgcagagcagtcagagcatgtggaggacagtgtaaatgccacaccaactcctggaatgGATGTAGAGGCGTTCTGGGCCAattcacctgtcggcttcattcctacatcatccactgccacaggctctgcccatgcaccaactgccactacgagtgctgcctctgcaactaccagcgttcgtaccctaaggagcaacacaccagtagctccagaaatcagcttgcccatggtggaagtggccggccctgaaggaagcatgttagtgcacagaccatggactagcgctgacatagctgactttgctcaaaatctcccagacatcactgtatcaggaaagacattcggtgccaaccttctggctttctgccaggagtacagacccactggagctgagatccgtcgcatcctggccaaacgtcttgcaccttgtgaataccaaaagctggctagacaattgcctgatgtgacactggctctcaaacacaaagactggacaaacaacttaaatgatggattcgttaccgcagtgaggacgcttgttgcccacctcgaaactgcgttccctgataaagtctgtatgattaaagtcactacatgcaaacaacaaccagaggaatcagttgatgactttgttcaccgcctcaccactacatacaacacacacggaggagttcatcctccccctgaaggagtgggaggactcgtttgttcaacatacgagagtcacctgtgtgaactggtgatgaaaggcttactccctgaagtttttgacgccgtgaagcagtcatacatcggatggaaagaagaagcgcgtctgtctgacctcacaagacacgcacgccatgcttatgacactcttcagcagaggaagatggcgaagaaggaaaagcaacagagcgaattgtatctgccatccttggagatgttctctgcaatgcataacaataacagaggagcgggcaggtttcgcgggcgaggaagaagagacttcagacggaattggcccaacagagacacaggaggcgcatctggagatccaggaaacgctTGCCACATCTGTGGCGAGATGGGACATTGGAAGAAGCACTGCCCCcggctacgtcaggttccaccctcccgggcactctcgtcagactga